A single Coregonus clupeaformis isolate EN_2021a chromosome 39, ASM2061545v1, whole genome shotgun sequence DNA region contains:
- the LOC123482835 gene encoding putative ferric-chelate reductase 1 encodes MDNSSRLMLAVVMVIAYMAMRGQTQNSTVAPNATNTANTTANVTTLTTVAPIVNTTVTALTGNISRAECGKTQLCAAVPDNCDPSVAGSCFFVSTQQSSSQTFSFQLRGVSSGYIAVGLSTDSIQGGNDTTYVCANNNGIVLFFTALLNNGNLTITNTLPVNSVKGSVNNQTIQCTFSATVPNATATKSSDTSYFISLSNGIFANGILGSPTAVLFSSKRVDLGDPNTNVTNSLNNTTTTAAPSTTARPSTTAAPSSHAFVLQHTLSQALLILLGVLGMMML; translated from the exons ATGGACAATAGCAGCAGACTGATGTTGGCAGTCGTCATGGTAATAGCGTACATGGCGATGAGAGGCCAGACCCAGAACTCCACAGTGGCCCCGAACGCCACAAATACAGCTAATACTACAGCTAATGTTACTACTCTTACGACCGTGGCACCTATTGTCAACACCACCGTCACAGCTCTTACG GGAAACATCTCAAGGGCGGAATGTGGAAAGACTCAGTTATGTGCTGCTGTGCCAGACAACTGTGATCCGTCCGTGGCTGGTTCCTGTTTCTTCGTCTCCACCCAGCAGTCCTCGAGTCAGACCTTCTCCTTCCAGCTACGAGGAGTGTCCAGCGGCTACATCGCTGTAGGCTTGTCCACAGACTCCATACAG gGCGGTAATGACACCACCTATGTGTGTGCCAACAACAACGGCATCGTCCTGTTCTTCACCGCTCTCCTCAACAATGGAAATCTGACCATCACCAACACA ctgCCTGTGAACTCTGTGAAAGGCTCAGTCAACAATCAGACCATCCAGTGCACCTTCTCTGCTACTGTCCCCAACGCTACGGCCACCAAGAGCTCCGACACCAGCTACTTCATCTCCCTCTCCAATGGGATTTTTGCTAACG GAATACTGGGTAGTCCCACTGCTGTCCTGTTCAGTAGTAAAAGGGTGGACCTGGGCGACCCCAACACTAATGTGACCAACTCTTTGAACAACACCACCactactgctgctccctccacTACTGCTAGACCCTCCactactgctgctccctccagccaCGCCTTTGTCCTGCAGCACACCCTGTCTCAAG ctcTTCTGATCCTGCTAGGTGTACTAGGTATGATGATGCTGTAA